A stretch of the Mesorhizobium sp. Pch-S genome encodes the following:
- a CDS encoding PadR family transcriptional regulator produces the protein MHRHHSFGERAERAFWHMAGRFGGGRGGHGPFGHGRRGHGGPGEMLRAGRMFGDGDLKLIVLSLLSDAPRHGYDIIKALEERSSGIYSPSPGVVYPTLTFLEEAGYAISSTEGAKKVFSITEAGAAHLEENRDMVERALDHLERVSAKMAKAREWFGWDDDRERRHDHDERRNPELKLLRRRLRAALAEILEAPADKQAEAASILKEAAEALETLVKR, from the coding sequence ATGCACAGACATCATTCATTCGGGGAGCGCGCCGAGCGCGCGTTCTGGCACATGGCCGGTCGTTTCGGCGGCGGCCGTGGCGGTCACGGTCCCTTCGGGCACGGCCGGCGCGGTCATGGCGGCCCCGGCGAAATGCTGAGAGCCGGCCGCATGTTCGGCGATGGCGATCTCAAGCTGATCGTGCTTTCCCTGTTGTCGGATGCGCCGCGCCACGGCTACGACATCATCAAGGCGCTGGAAGAGCGTTCCTCCGGCATCTACAGCCCGAGCCCGGGCGTGGTTTATCCGACGCTGACTTTCCTGGAAGAAGCCGGTTATGCCATCTCGTCCACCGAAGGTGCCAAGAAGGTGTTTTCCATCACCGAGGCCGGTGCGGCTCATCTGGAGGAAAACCGCGACATGGTCGAGCGTGCGCTCGATCATCTCGAGCGGGTCAGCGCCAAGATGGCCAAGGCGCGCGAGTGGTTCGGCTGGGATGACGATCGCGAGCGGCGCCACGACCACGACGAACGCCGCAATCCGGAACTGAAGCTGCTTCGCCGCCGCCTGCGTGCGGCACTTGCCGAGATCCTCGAGGCACCTGCCGACAAGCAGGCCGAAGCAGCCAGCATCCTGAAGGAGGCTGCCGAGGCGCTGGAGACGCTGGTCAAGCGCTGA